The genomic region GGACGCCTGGGAATGGTTGACCTTCCACCACATCCTGAACCACCCCTTTTATGACTACGCCTACGCCTTTGGCCAGTTGCTGGTGTTCGCACTGGTGCGACAGTTTCAGCAGGACCGTCAGGCCTTCGAACCGCGCTTCATGTCCTTGCTGGAGGCAGGGACTTCGCTGACCATCGGCGACCTGCTGACGCGGGTCGACATCCGAATTGACCAGGCAGCCATCTGGCAGGAAGGATTGGCCTACTTCGAGCAGATGCTCGAGGAATTCGAAAGCGGCCTCGACGGCTAGCAGGGTGTCTCGACGGCGAGCGTGGTTTATAATGCCCCGGTCACTGCAGGAAGGGGTTCTCATGGCAGACGCGCTGCTGTTTCTCAAGCATTTTCTTTCCCATCCCTCCCAGATTGGATCCCTGCTACCAAGCGGCCCCTACCTCGTTCGCGCTCTGCTCGACGGGGTGGACTTCGCCCAGGCCCGCACGGTGGTGGAATACGGTCCCGGCACGGGCGTCTTCACGGCTGAGATCCTGCGCCGGCTCCACCCGGACGCGCGCTTCCTGAGCATCGAACTGATGGATGACTTTTACACGGCGCTCAGGGCACGCTACGACGACCCCCGCATGACGCTGGTCAAGGGTAGTGCCGCCGATATCGCCGACATTCTTGCCGCGCACGACTTGCCCGCCCCGGATGCCATCGTCTCGGGGTTACCCTTCACCTCCCTGCCAGACCCGCTGGTTCACCAGATCCTGACGGAGTCCTGTCGCGTGCTGGCGCCCGGTGGACGTTTTCTGCTGTATCAATACACCCGCTACCTGACGGGGCACCTCGACCAGTATTTCTCCGCGATCGAGTCGCGCTGGACCCTGCGCAACGTGCCGCCCGCCTTCTCCTTCGTCTGTCGCCACCCTCGCATTCGCGAGACCGCCACCGTCTGAGCGGCGCATCGCCGGCCTGCTCAGCCCTCCCCTGGCGCCCCTCGTTCCTCCAGCAGGGCCTGGATCGCGCTCACCAGACGCCAGAGGCCCAGCGGGGAAGGCCGCAGCATGGTCACGTGGCGCAGCCCACGAACCAGATACAGACGACTCTGGCCGACCGGGGCGGCCTGATGCAGGCCCAGACTGTGAGTCAGGTGAATCAGGTCATCCTCGTAACCATGAACCAGAATCAGCCGCGCGCGGATGCCGGACAGATCACAGGCGGCCACGTTCAGGGCGTGCAGATCCTCCACCATGCGCGTCGGCAGGGCCGTGAAGAGGGCGTCATACTGGCCCGGATCACGGTTCTGGATGAAATCGAACAAGGCCCTGGCTTCCGGGTCGCGCAACTGGGCCACCAGGTCGTCAATCTCGGCCAGCGGCGCCTTCTCGCGGCGGTCGATCATGCCTTGAATGGCCGCCCGGGAGGTCAAGTCCTCGACGTGCGGCACCAGACTGGCCGCCAGCACCCAGCGGCCGTAGGGGTCGGGTTCCATCCGTTGCCATTCGTGGGCTGAGCCGAGCGGCACGCGATACTGTCCGGTGGTGACGAAACGGGTCTGCGCCAGCAGATCGTAGTAGCCACCGATGCAGAAGACGAAGCGCACCTTGTCCATCACGCCGGGCGTCACGGCCGCCATCACGCCGGGGCCCATTGCGAAGCTGAGCCCGCCGATACCTGCGCGCCCACCAGGCGACCAGACGGGGTGCTCCGCCAGCACCCGGAAGGCGTCCCGTACGATGCCAGTGTAGACGGGGCGCACGCTGAGGTCCTTGAGGCTCTCCAGTTGCGGCACCAGCACGGCGAAGCCGAGCCTTGCCAACGAGCCCGCAAAGCGAATGAGGCGTGGGTCGTCCTTGCCTCCGCGCGCCACCCCAGGAACCAGCAGCAAACCCGAGCGGGGCGCTTCCTGCGGCAGGTAGAGGTCGGTCGGGACAGGCCCGGCCGTGAGGTCCAAGGTCAGATGCTGCCGGCTCGGCGCGGGGGTGGTGCGTTTGAGCCGACTCGGGCCCCCTTGCGACCCCATATCGCCAAGCAGCTTCAGCGCATCGCGCGAAGGAAACGACAGATGGTCGAAGGTGGCAGGAAACGAGTTCATGGGCGAGCCATGGTATCCTGCTGCCATGCCGCCGTCCAGCACCACCGCGCCCTCAGCAGCCCCCGTTCGCCACCGCGATCGCCGCAGCGGGGAGATCGTGGAGGAGACCATCTTCGCGGAGCGCACGCTGCGCACCTTTTACGAGAACCCGCTCGGACGGTTGTTCTTTCAGGCGCTGCTCAACAATCGCGCCTTCTGCACGGTCTACGGCTGGCGCATGGACAGCTCAGCGAGCCGCAAGCTGATTGCCCCCTTCATCGAAAAATTCGGCATCGATATGGCGGAGGCGGCCCGGCCCGTGGAGGAATACCGCCACTTTAACGACTTTTTCACCCGCACGTTGAAGCTGGGCGCACGCCAGTGGCCCGAGCAGGCCGAACGCTTCGGCGCCCCGGGAGACGGTAAGTTGCTGGTCTATCCCGAACTCCACGCCGATGTGCGCATGCCGATCAAGGGCACGGCCTGCACCCCCGCCGGCTTGCTGACCTCCGAGCAGGCGGCTGCCCCCTTTGCGGGTGGCGCGGCTCTGGTGCTTCGCCTGGCGCCGCCGGATTACCATCGCTTCCATTACCCCGACGACGGCACGGCCCACGCCAGCCAGGAAATTCCGGGGGGCTATGAATCGGTCAACCCGGTGGCCCTGCGACGCGTCCCCGACCTGTTCTGTCGCAACAAGCGGGCCGTGACCATGTTCGACAGCGAGCATTTCGGGCGGATCGCCTATGTGGAGGTGGGGGCCATCACGATTGGGACGATCGTGCAGACCAGCCGGCCCGGCCATATCGAACGGGGCCAGGAGAAGGGCTTCTTCCGCTACGGCGGCTCCACCGTGGTGCTGTTGTTCGAACCCGGACGGCTCCAGTTCGATGCGGACCTGATCGCGGATTCCGCTCAGGGGATGGAGGTCAAGGTGCAGGCCGGCGAGGGCATCGCCACGGCCATCTGAATGTCCCGAGGGCGCTACTGAAGCTCAAGCCCAGGTCAACAGTGCCCAGAAAATCGGCGCGGTGAACAGGTAGCCGTCAAAGCGGTCCAGCACGCCACCGTGGCCCGGCAGGACCTGGCCGAAGTCCTTGAGGCCCCCGGAGCGCTTGAACGCCGAAGCCAGCAGGTCCCCCACCAGGCCGGCCAGCGCGAGCAGCACGCCCACGGCGCACAGCAAGGGCAGGCCGTGAGTGGGCAGCGCGAAGGCAAAGGCCCAGGCCGCCAAAGCGGCCGCCAGCACGCTGCCGGCCAGGCCCTCCCAGGTCTTGTTGGGGCTGAGCGCGGGCGCCAGCTTGTGGCGTCCCCCCAAGATGCCTGCCATCAGGCCTCCCACATCGGCCAGCTGAACCACCATCAGAAAGAACACCAGCGCGCCGAAGCCGCCCGCCCGGTGAATCAGGATCCAGAAAGCGCCCAGCAGGCCGACGTAGCAGACCCCAAGCCAGGCCCCGGCCAGGCGCTGCAGGACCGTTCCCTCACCGCGGCTGAGCAGGGTGACGGTGGCCAGCAGCAAAAAGGCGGCCATCAGGGCAGGCAACAGCGCCGCAGGACCACCCAGGTATGCCGCGACGGGCAAGGCCAGTCCGGCCAGAAAACCGCTCAGCCGATGCGGGGCCACGCCCACCTTCTCGAGCAGGGCCCAGAATTC from Candidatus Sericytochromatia bacterium harbors:
- a CDS encoding phosphatidate cytidylyltransferase, whose protein sequence is MNSDAAIAEQFVRTLAAFVVGGAGLIGVSRALVRRQHRSGPPAALVGGAVSLSGVDQATSSLSPETAVPPTAVPEPTVLKTPLWVRLGTLLALAVAVFVPAFVSLQAWAGVVCVLVTVALAEFWALLEKVGVAPHRLSGFLAGLALPVAAYLGGPAALLPALMAAFLLLATVTLLSRGEGTVLQRLAGAWLGVCYVGLLGAFWILIHRAGGFGALVFFLMVVQLADVGGLMAGILGGRHKLAPALSPNKTWEGLAGSVLAAALAAWAFAFALPTHGLPLLCAVGVLLALAGLVGDLLASAFKRSGGLKDFGQVLPGHGGVLDRFDGYLFTAPIFWALLTWA
- a CDS encoding phosphatidylserine decarboxylase — translated: MGEPWYPAAMPPSSTTAPSAAPVRHRDRRSGEIVEETIFAERTLRTFYENPLGRLFFQALLNNRAFCTVYGWRMDSSASRKLIAPFIEKFGIDMAEAARPVEEYRHFNDFFTRTLKLGARQWPEQAERFGAPGDGKLLVYPELHADVRMPIKGTACTPAGLLTSEQAAAPFAGGAALVLRLAPPDYHRFHYPDDGTAHASQEIPGGYESVNPVALRRVPDLFCRNKRAVTMFDSEHFGRIAYVEVGAITIGTIVQTSRPGHIERGQEKGFFRYGGSTVVLLFEPGRLQFDADLIADSAQGMEVKVQAGEGIATAI
- a CDS encoding methyltransferase domain-containing protein, whose protein sequence is MADALLFLKHFLSHPSQIGSLLPSGPYLVRALLDGVDFAQARTVVEYGPGTGVFTAEILRRLHPDARFLSIELMDDFYTALRARYDDPRMTLVKGSAADIADILAAHDLPAPDAIVSGLPFTSLPDPLVHQILTESCRVLAPGGRFLLYQYTRYLTGHLDQYFSAIESRWTLRNVPPAFSFVCRHPRIRETATV
- a CDS encoding alpha/beta hydrolase → MNSFPATFDHLSFPSRDALKLLGDMGSQGGPSRLKRTTPAPSRQHLTLDLTAGPVPTDLYLPQEAPRSGLLLVPGVARGGKDDPRLIRFAGSLARLGFAVLVPQLESLKDLSVRPVYTGIVRDAFRVLAEHPVWSPGGRAGIGGLSFAMGPGVMAAVTPGVMDKVRFVFCIGGYYDLLAQTRFVTTGQYRVPLGSAHEWQRMEPDPYGRWVLAASLVPHVEDLTSRAAIQGMIDRREKAPLAEIDDLVAQLRDPEARALFDFIQNRDPGQYDALFTALPTRMVEDLHALNVAACDLSGIRARLILVHGYEDDLIHLTHSLGLHQAAPVGQSRLYLVRGLRHVTMLRPSPLGLWRLVSAIQALLEERGAPGEG